From Pirellulaceae bacterium:
CGCCTTCCGACCATTCCGAGCTTTCGGGATCGTAAACGTTCACCTCGCGTGATATTTCGCCATTCGAGTCGATCCCACCGACAACAATCAGTTTTCCATCCAAATGCCCCACTGCCAAAGCGCGCCGTTCGAACGGTTGCTCAATTTTCTCCCAGACTTGCTGGTCAGCCGCCAGATCCGTAACCAAACAGTGTCCGATCCACTCCCCTTCATCACTTCCACTTAGGCTCCAGCCACCAACCACGTACAACTTATCACCCATCACAACCGCATCGTGGGAGGAGCGTGGTTCCGGTAACGGGGTCAACGCTTTCCAAGTTTTCGAGTCAGGATCAAAGTGACAAAAGTCCGTCGTGGAATGCAGGTCGTCATCTTGTCCAGAAGCGTTTCGCGCCGTCATACCACCGACCCGATATAGCTGGTCACGATTGGCAACCAGGGCAAGTCCCTGGACTGGCGTCTCAAAGGCCAAATCTTCCCAATCGGAATCGGGGGTCAAAGAGATGCGTGCAAAACAATTGACAAGATTATCGCGAGAATGAGCGTGTGCCTCGCCAATGTGCCCGCCATAAACGTACAAATGGTCGTTGCTGACGGCAGCTCCAAAACTTGCCACCGCGTGGGGCAACGACCAAGCTACCGTCTTTGCTTTCCGTGAAGCGGATTTCTGACCCTCCCGCGCGGATACCTCATCTAATTCAGCGGATTCGCCGCCGTTTTGCATGATAGTCAGTGAGGCAAAATGAATCGCGTTCAAGAAAGGCTCACCAGCGACGTCGCCTTTTCGCCCCTCTTCGCTCACGCTCGCCAAAAAACCAACGATTCCCCGAGGTAGCTGGGAGAAAACAACCTTGCCCTGCTCATCCGTTGTTTGCTGCGCGTTGGGAAAGTCATCCGCCACATCCACCAAAGACACGCTTGCGTTGGCCGCCGGCTTATGATTCCAAAACAGCTGGATCGAAAATTCGCCCTCGTTCCATTCAGGTACCATTTGAAGGCGTTGTGTCTTTGATCTCCCAAGTCCTCGCCATTCCGCCGGATCGGCTACCAAATAGTGCTGCGCGTAAAAAGTGAGCAATGATCCACGATACACCCCGTATTGGCTTGTGGTTTCAATGATGCCTGACTCGGGCACAGCGTCTTGCGAAACTAGCCCCACGAATTTGTCCCCCTCAACAAGCTCGAGCGGAAGATCTCGTTGCTGGTCGATTGTTCGGTGCTTCACCTGCGTTTGAGAGAGACTCTCCGGCAGATGATAATCCCGCTCAGCAGCCGTTTCGCCAAAAAACACGATCGCCTTGCCATCATCCGATGCCAACCACACAAAGTGAGCGGAACAATTAGTCAGAAAATTGGCAATTAAAAACAAAACTCCCAGGACAATCGAACGTGTGTACATGAAACCAATTTCCTTTGTATTTTCTTGTCTTCTTCCATCACTCGCCCTCGCGGGCTCGCGACTCGCTCACATCCATCGGCAGCCTTTCTTCATTGTTCACAAGTCAGTGGGAATCAGGCAAGTTTGATACGCAATAAGATGCGGTGAAATTTTGAATTCGTAACCCCCTCCCAACGGCTGAAACCGTTTTTGTGCTTGAGCTTTGAGCTACCCAATGGTGCGTGCTACAACGCTCCCCCGTTTTTGCGGTTGTCGGAGATCCTGCTCATCGATAACTCCTGGATCGGATTGATCCAACAACGGAAATCAACATTCATCGAATTCTGTGATCGACGAGGCGAAAAGCGTTGACTAGTCGCCTCCGCAGCTCAAAACGACCATATCTGGCGGATATTCGCCAAAAATCGATCTCTGGATCAATTCCAATCGTGCTGTGGCCCAGAATCCGGCAACCGATTCCAAAACGTCGAGCGTGGAAAACGACACAAGCCCTATTGATACTCTGTCTCAACTAGACTAGGATCACAGCCAACCGTTGAGCTAATCGATCGGATTACCGGCAGAAATAGCGAGATCAACGGTAATTCTCCACCATCCGGCATCCTCGCGCCTTTCAAGCCTAAAAACTTTGAGACTTGATCTCACCATGAATGATTCCTCTGAAAAACCTAACGACGCGTTCAATGAGAGCATCGAGTCATCTCAAGAGGGTGATCTGATCCTTGAATCGAGCGATCTCCTCCGTGGCCAACGCATGGTTCTGATCAACCACAAGGGCGATCGGTACCGGCTGATCGAAACTCGCAACGGCAAATTAATCCTTCAAAAGTAGTGTCAGATGTCACGATGACACCTCGTCAGAGTCCTGGTAGAATCGGCGTATTGCTCGAATAATTCGTCCGAGCATGGTGGAGGCATGGAGGCTTGTGAGACGCCCTCACTGTTTGACACCAAGGGTTTAACGACACACGGGGCGTGGCTCAGCCTGGTAGAGCGCTGCGTTCGGGACGCAGAGGTCGCTGGTTCAAATCCAGTCGCCCCGACTTGAAATCAAAACAGCTCGTTGT
This genomic window contains:
- the hemP gene encoding hemin uptake protein HemP, with the protein product MNDSSEKPNDAFNESIESSQEGDLILESSDLLRGQRMVLINHKGDRYRLIETRNGKLILQK